The segment ttatactaaaacataccatattatatattcactgtgtacatctactcatgtggagttcaACAAAATGAGATTTTtcatttttatgattttttttgtgatttactatgtttttcaaagatttagcagagataaaaaaaagataaaaaataaaatcatcgtcactgtagcaaaaccactgTCCAAAACTTTTGAGGGGGTTATTTGATCAGTTTTGAAAATTTAAAGGGTAGAAcatctggttttatagtttggGAGGTAAAGTAGTCCACCCTATATAGTTGAGGGGGTTATATAGACTTTTCCTTGTTATAAACGAAAAATACTCACACTTTGCGTAGGTGGATTAATATGAAATATATCATGCCCTCCTTACTAAAATAAAGAAGTTAAATGCACCAAAGGTCCTCAAACTTATAAGGACGTATCATTTAGGTTTCTGTTAAGTGGTGcctatacttttttttttctaagttAGTTCACGAATTTTCGTCTGCGTGCTACGGCGATGCATATGGCATGTGGCTTTGATGCCAAGGATGCATTGGGAGGTGCATCCATCAACGGTGGGTGCTTGATGTCCTTCCCCATCGACGTCGCTAACTCTTCCACTTGTTTAACTTTTTTTACTCTTTTCGTCTAAGGTATTGAATGTTGTTCGAGGTGATTTAACTCCCCAAAACTAAAAATAATATGCTTACCTGTCCCTCTTGAAATATAGTAAGCACAAGGTTTCTCTAGAGTTAAAGGATGGTTACATGCCTAATTTGTTTTCCTCTTAATCTATACTATTTTTCCAATTAATACTTGTATATGAATTACTATTATTATGCATTTTACAAGTTTAAGCTGATcttattatttttaaaaaagtaGTAAATAGGTAATAGACGATTTTGTGTTCAGAACGTTAAAGTGATTTTAAATTTATTCAGGCTTTCTCCTTTTTGTGTGGCTATTATTATATTACATTGCATTGAACTAACGAGTGACAAGAGGCCGTATAAAAATGGAGACACAAATTTGGGCcttatttaggtcttgtttaacacagctcaacttcactactaaagctgtttttttttaaaatgtcTTCATAAGTAACTTTCTAGATAAAGCTgagatattttttaaaaaatatttggtAATTTAGATCAAAGTCTTGTTTAGACCGAACCAAGGCCTAGCAGGCTAGCAACTGGTTCATTTGATTATTTGATTTTTTATCAGAAAAAAGtctatttttttctctcaaCTTTTGTGAAAGTCCGTTTGTCTTCCTTGAACTTTAAAACTGGATAAATCACTGAACCATGCGTTTTATCTTCCTTGCCAATTATAAGCAGTTTTAAAGGCGGTTTTGACTTTTTTGGgcaaaatctttgaaaaatcatagcaaataaaaaatcaaaaaatggattaaaaaaatttggactttacatgagtagatctacacagtgaacatataatatattatgctttagtataaagtttttgttgtagattttgatctattttttctataattaattgaaataattcataactataGTTTCTATGATCCAATTTCAGTAAAAAAAATTTTGGTAACataattattgtatgcttgaactataaaACTATACTCATTGGATaattataacttagttatagatttatttagattTAACAAGCAGAAACCTTAAATAAgtttataactaagttatacatgatctaatgaggccttgtttagatgtgaaatttttttggatttggctactgtagtattttcgtttgtttgtgacaaatattgtccaattatagactaactagggtcaaaagattcgtctcgcgatttataggcaaactgtgtaattagtttttgttttcgtttatatttaatgctttatgcatgtgccgcaagattcgatatgacggggaatcttgaaaactttttggtttttagggtgaactaaacaaggcctgagtatgAATTTTTTTACTACAGTTCGAGCATACAATAATTAGGCCATAATAAAAATGTTACTATAGTTGGACTATAGAAACTACAGTTacaaattattctaattaattatagaaaataatGGATCAAAATCTACAACAAAaagtttgtactaaagtatatcatattatatgttcattgtgtaggtctactcatgtggagtaaaaaaaattgaattttccattatatattttttctataatttactataatttttttaagattcaatcaaaataaataaaaaagaaaaaaacaaaattgcCTTGAAAACCGCTTATAACTGGGTCAGGGAGGTAAAACATATGGTTTCAACAGTTTTTTTCGATGaaagaagaattatattatATAATAGCTGAGTACAAACACGTTACATGCACTTTGGATTACAATATAGTATTCACGTTGTGTAAAGCACAACTCAAAACCTAACCTATTAGAATAGATGACCGCATAGACAAACACTCGGCAAATAGCCTGAGAACAAATGCCCAACAAACGACGGCCAACATCCCGGTAGGCGGAACTAAGGAACTTCTTTTTTCTGGTgccgtccttcttcttctttttgccaCCGAAGAGTGAGAATGACTAATATGAAAATTATTCTCTCTAGTCCTTCATTGTAGCTAGATCTAACCACAATAAAACGGAGAAGAGACCGGAGAAAATTATTCCATGGCGGCGAAATCATCTCCGCCTTAATGCCGTCGTCCGGAAACAAAATTCTTcatgtgaaaggtccaaatggctagagggggggtgaatagcctaattaaaatttctacaaacctcACTAAGCAagcgagttagtaaaacaaatggcgaagcaaatctagtactagctcaactaagctatgcaagccacttaTACAAACTTAgcacaaggctaaacactaaagcacaacaacaagagaaggctagttacactcctaaacaaaaagactaaactaaacaagctaaacaactagcaaggtatacaagtaagaaaaggagtggagagtgattgttataccaacgttgtagagtagagatataaccaaccaatcactcacaatcacaagagaatcctcggcaagagatgacacaatattttttaccgaggttcacttgcttcccggcaagctactcctcgttgtggcgatacacccacttgatggatcacgagctaattggcaatccaaagccaaaccctcaacgggtgccgcacatccactcacaagatggggatcctccaagccacgagcaatccactagagtagccaattgcgatctcccgcggggaaggctcaagaacccctcacaaatcacttggtgaggctcgaaacaatctccaatcacaagctcaacaccaccgctgctccaagccgtctagggcgtcgggaaacacccaagagtaacaagaaatccgcagcaaactcaagaatcaagtgccactaaatgcaactctcaaagcaatgcacttgaatctcactcaatctcactaggattagcaatcaagcaaggagatgagtggagggagtgttctctagctcaatgtatgcctcaagtattcaaaagtgcaagagtgaaccccccaaagccggccaccttctatttataagcccctcaaagaaactagccgttggctgttttcactgggctgaaaacgggggcaccggacgctactaagtgatcaccggacgctcgacccccagcgtgtcagattctaacggtcaactgtggaccaccggacgctctgcaagttcacaccggacgcgtccggtgctcaccggactcatgcgcagagagtttgtcaaactcgcgacctcaccggacgctgggcatcggatggtccggtgctcaccggactcgtgcgcagagagggttgcaaaaacccctcacaccgggcgctaaccaccggacgctaccagagtgcgtccggtgctcaaccctagcagagtcaagctctgacagcacaccggacgctcgggccagcgtccggtgcctccgcactgagcgtccggtgaatgtttcccactgagaaacacttccgctacttctccaaaattcccaccggcgcaatagaaaatatacacttaattttctcaaaagcgccgaatcccaggaacccacacccctctcaaccctaggaactccacctcatttggaaaagtgttaacaccaacaagtgtccaccaccaaagtgcatgtgtgttagcttttcacaaacatttttaccaaaggagttaagttagcactttactagatcctaatgcatatgctcaagacatggacctagtagcacttgattcgagagataaccgtgatttcccctcttgatagtcggctatctatcctaaatccggtcaatcacttctctactcatcttagaccggcaaaagtaaaaccctatgtttatacctttgccttgttcactttctcccttgtatgtcatcatgatctccacatcatgcttcatctcttcgtaatcatgtggccacctttccatgccaccatgcaccttcatcacatgtattgctatgcctaactcaaatcacttaagcacagggcattagcaacttggtgtcattaattaccaaaaccaaacttaggcttTCATCATGTCGTCATGTCGATGAAGATGCTAACACCGAAATTGTCATCCTTATCTTCAACGGAGTCGTCATAGAGAAGCTGAAGCTGATTCCACCTCTCTCCTTTACCGTTGCCggagaggagaaggagaagataaAACTCTAATACCAAAAAATTTTGACACGTAACCCTAGACTTGATCTACTAAAAAAACTTATTAGAAACAATGGATCCCTACTCCCTTCAACCTCCGGCGAGATACCGGAGGGGAAGGGAGGGGGACCAGCGGCGGTGCACGACAagagctgcggcggcggcggcggcgctagggCGTGCTCGTGGTGGAGGAAGAGTTCACATCAGTGCACAGCCCACGAAAGAaggttttaaaagttgagagaGATGATTTAACTATTTTTAGAGTTTAAAAAGAGAAAACAGACTTTTTTTGTAAACATTAAGGGAAGAAAAATAgaccttttcttttttattatttgggGGGCGTTGACGCGACTCTCGGACTGGGCTACAGCAGCCCAAGCCCAATACTCCATAGAAGACCCGGAGAAGATACGGTTTAACGTACGTAGAGGGCAACGAGAGGATGCGAGCGCAGCGGGGTTAACGTGGCGTGGGAAGTGGGTTAGACGATATGCTCCGgaaaaaaatagtttttttcTGTATGGTCTTTTTTTAACTTATCTTTATGGTTCTGAAACAAATTTTCATTATTTTTTTGGCCATTTATCTGTTTTCAGCAGTTAACTATGTCAAGTAGAGGATAAAAAGACCATTTTATGTCTACTAAgggcttgtttacttccacataTAATGCATTTTCCGTACTTCGGGAGTAATTACTTCCATCTTCGATAAATCATATtacgtatgtattcatacttgtttatcggtttgagtatgttcatatacttatattaagatactctagatcttaccatgcgaaaaaatttcaaaaaaagtcatattttttaatatattactaaaatgtcagtactgtagtatatataataagtataaccacatactctatgtatgcatgcatacttaacataaaTACTACTTTAGATGGTTTAGTATGATTATATACTTCGTCTACATACACTTCATCGGGCCATATACACaccctaaatctagagatatacacATGGGAGTAACTACTACCATAAGTAAAAAGGAattatcttatatatatataagtatttttATTCATATAGTTTTTATATTTCCGAACTCaaaaacttaaaagttattcatttttatattcccaatatttgacgaagatcttttcaaaacgACTTCCTTTATGAATAGAGAAGGAGTATAACTTAGGAGGAGTTTAGTTCTCCTTTCGTTCTCTTTTGatccatcattttgcataatagaactaaacatcaTGCAAAATTTTTAACAAAAAGTAATTGTTCTCTATTTTAGATTTCAGCCTCTTGACTCTTGAGGCTAAAAGCCCAAAAGAGCCTCAAGAGATCATAACGAGGGCAATAAATTTggcattttggatggaactaaacatagcTCTAAAAATTTTGAcattttgcatttcatcatTCCAAAGTAGCTAGCATTTTTGCATTCTATGGGAAAATAAACAGGCGCTTAGTAGACATGAAATGGCACAACATACTTTACCGGATTCGTTGAGACACCTGCTCGCTAACCTGCTGTTGAATGACTAACAAATTCGCCGTGAAGAGGACTTGCTCGTTTTTTTCCATAACAAGAAAGTTAGAGAGGATAGGAGGGGATGGAGGAGCATTTTAACTCCTCAATCCCCTCTAACCCTTTGGGTTTCGAATAAAACGAGAAATCATACTCATCGAATTTCGGGCATGTTTGTTTTCTGCGACAATCCATCGCGTGCGACTGCGATAAGCGAAGGGTGTCTCTCGAATGCTGTGTTCGTGATTTCCCACCACGCagttcatttttttttcacGTACTATCCAGTTCTGTGGGCGGCCATCCCAGCGGACACGCATTCGACGCGAGGCGTTCGGCGGTCTTTTCTCGCGACGCGATCGCGAGAAACAAACAGCCATTTAGCTGACAGAGTCCGGTGGTGCGACCCGATCGAAGCCGAAGTGACCGTGCGCGCCCAGCAGGCCGTCCCGTTCCTACCAAAACGACGCGAGCCCGCGCCTCCCGTCCTAGCTCCGAGCCCTTCGCCtccccgtccgtccgtccgtccgccgCGCGCTAAACTTGGGGAGTTTGCCTAGCTGGCAGGTTTGCCGGTCGGTGATCGCGTGGCCCGTGCAGTGGGGACGCGGCGGAGGACGACGGCGGGGCGGCATGGGTTCCGGGACGTGGCGCAAGGCCTACGGCGCGCTCAAGGACTCCACCAGGGTCGGCCTCGCCAACTTCAACAGCGAGTACAAGGTGACGACGAcgatgccgatgccgatgcctCGCCTCCGGCTCCGATCCATTTTACCCGCCGCGCCGCCTTATCCCGTCGCATGGCGTTCGATTCGACTGTCATCTATCTTCCCTCCCGGCCGGCTGGCTCTTCGTCACATCACCATGGCCATTGTGAAGGCGTTTTAATTCTCTGATGATGATGAATTCCTTTGCAGGATCTGGACATCGCCATTGTGAAGGCGACGAACCACGTGGAGTGCCCGCCCAAGGAGCGCCACTTCAGGAGTGAGTGCTAGCTAGCTCGATCGATTCCTATATGTTTTCCAAGAGGGCATGcgcagcagcaccagcaggtGTTCATGGTTGCATGGCCGGTTTTCCTCTGCTTCGTGCAGGGATACTCTACGCGACCTCGGGGCATCGCCCGCGAGCCGACGTCGCCTACTCGATATGCGCGCTGGCGAGGAGGTTGTCCAAGACCAAGAACTGGATAGTGGGTCTTGCTTCTTCTTGCTCCATTGTTTGTTCATGAATtcaggatgatgatcctttgattCACTCAGTCACTTTACATTATTTCCTTTTGGCTCCCTTTGATCCCGCTACCTTTCTGAGAACTGCTCGTTTGTTACATTTGTGATGTGAAGGGCAGCCAACCCATTTCTTGATTACAGGTCGCACTGAAAACGTTGATAGTGATACACAGACTGCTCAGAGAAGGTGATGGCACATTCAAGGAGGATTTCCTCACCTATTCATTCAGAGGGAACATTCTGCAGATCCCACTGTTCAAGGATGACTCCAGCCCACTAGGTCGTTTTGTGTTCAATCTGCATTTTTTCCATGGGTGCAAAAATGTGCCTTCCCTGTGTTTGTTCTACTTCAGCTTCAACGACTGAACAAACAGGTTCTCTGCTCGCTCGCTTTTGCATGCAGCTTGGGACTGCTCCGCTTGGGTTCGCACGTACGCGCTCTACCTGGACGAACGGGTCGAGTGCTTCAGGGTTCTCAAGTACGACGTCGAATTAGATCGTCTGCTCAAGTTACCCCAGGCTTCTGGCAAGGTAGGCATCATTGTGAATTGTTTGCTCCATGTGAATGCTATTCTGTTCTGAATCTTGGCAAATTCCAGGCACACAGCAGGACAAGAACCCTGCCGCTCGGGGAACTTTTGGATCAGTTGCCAGCATTGCAGAAACTGCTTCTCAGGCTTATTTCCTGCCAGGTTTATTGTTTTAGAAAATGGAATTGTGTTAATCCCAGCTCATGGAATAAGAAAACACTGCTGAGCTTGAAAAATAAGAAATTGTGTTAAGACTTAAGAGGCCACTGTATACATACAACTCTCTGATATAGACTGAAACCGATGCACACCATTTCATTTTCCATTGTCATTTTGCAGCCTGAAGGTGCGGCCTGCACAAATTACCTTGTACAATATGCGTTAGCTCTTGTAAGTCTGAAACTTGTTCTAGCAAAGATTCCTTATATCCTTAAGTCTTACAGAGGTCTTATGGGCCATAGGTTTTGAAGGAAAGTTTCAAAATATACTGTTCAATCAATGATGGCATCATCAATCTTGTTGATATGGTAAGTTCCAGTTCGTACTGAGATGCTTTTTTACATATATGTCCATAATCTGAACACTGGGAAaattctttatatttctctcatGTGACGCAGTATTTTGAGATGCCAAAATATGATGCAATCAAGGCCCTTGAAATTTATAAACGAGCTGGTCAGCAGGTATAGAAACTAAGCAATTATACCATAAACTGGGTTGTAGAGTATATATTTGGAATGAACTATCTGGTTCTTGGAATCTCATTTTGTGTACCATCAATTTGACAGGCAGAAAAACTTTCTAATTTCTATGACCACTGCAAACATCTTGAGCTGGCCAGGACTTTCCAGTTTCCCACTCTGAGGCAGGCATGTTCCGACATTCATTACTGATTTTAACAGATAAATCTTCAGGAATACATCACTGACTATACCACAGTTACAAATGTAAAAATGCCAGTCGTTTCAATGCCAtttggaatgacttaaattttgtCCTCTGCACACTGTATTGTACTATTAGTCACTCGCTGTATTGATCGGCTACTAATTACCACTATACAGCCGCCGCCTTCATTTCTTGTGACAATGGAAGAGTATATCAGAGAAGCACCCCGTGCCGATACTGAGAGTAAGAGTTCGGTGAGTGTGTCCAGTGTCAGTGGAGCTGCAAAAGGTCAAAGCACATAGGAGAATATCTATGATAATTATTGCTGTTTGCTAAACCAGGAAAACCATGAAGAGAATCAACCTAGTGATAATGAAGAAGCAGCTCCACAGGAAGCCGAGAAACCAGTGGAAGATGAAAAACAAGAATCTGCAGAGCCTGAAACAGAGCCACAACCTGCTGCTGGGCCTCCGGAAGAACCAGTGGAACCTCAGCCACGGGCGACTACTGGGGATCTATTAGTATTTCCTCTATGTTTCAAGGAGAATCTACACTACAGCTCAATACCTGCTTCTTCAAAGCCTCATGTTTTACTAATATATGAATTGCAGAACTTGGATGAAGAAGTAAACCCCATGATTGCAGACCTTGAAGAAAGCAATGCACTGGCTCTTGCTATTGTGGCACCAGGTTCAGTGTTTATAAATATCAATGCACTGCTCAATAGCAAATCCTGTGAAGCATATTGCACCAGCAACAATTTTGAATTGGTGCTATTTTGTGCAGAGAATGATTTTACTTGAGGAAGATCATACGTGTTCTCATGCACTATGTAGTAACTTTGTCTCTTAAATGTAGGTAATGAAAACAAGATGTCAAATTCTCGAGACTTGTTTGCCCTTGACAAGGCTGGATGGGAATTGGCTCTGGTTACTGCACCAAGTAACCACACAAATCAACAAGTGGACAATCAATTGGTATGTAGATCTTTAGTATCTCTAGAGAAAATATGATCATATGAATTCACATAATTATTAGCTGTAAATGATGCTGTCATAAGTTATAATAGAATTTAAGTAAAAGCAATCAGAGCTAAATTACTTACTTGCATTTGTTCAACAGGCTGGGGGATTTGACAAGCTATTGCTAGACAGTCTTTACGAAGACGAGGCAAGGAGACAGCAAATAGCCAGTGTGACCTACACTGGAAGTCTTGCAGCAAACCCGTTTGCCACCAGTGATCCATTTGCCACGTCAAACAGCTTTGCGCCACCGTCAAATGTGCAGTTAGCTATGATGGCAGAGCAGCAGCAATATTACcaggcacagcagcagcagtactATCAGgtaccgcagcagcagcagcagcagcagcagatgacGATGTTGCCGCC is part of the Sorghum bicolor cultivar BTx623 chromosome 10, Sorghum_bicolor_NCBIv3, whole genome shotgun sequence genome and harbors:
- the LOC8061575 gene encoding putative clathrin assembly protein At5g57200 isoform X2, with product MGSGTWRKAYGALKDSTRVGLANFNSEYKDLDIAIVKATNHVECPPKERHFRRILYATSGHRPRADVAYSICALARRLSKTKNWIVALKTLIVIHRLLREGDGTFKEDFLTYSFRGNILQIPLFKDDSSPLAWDCSAWVRTYALYLDERVECFRVLKYDVELDRLLKLPQASGKAHSRTRTLPLGELLDQLPALQKLLLRLISCQPEGAACTNYLVQYALALVLKESFKIYCSINDGIINLVDMYFEMPKYDAIKALEIYKRAGQQAEKLSNFYDHCKHLELARTFQFPTLRQPPPSFLVTMEEYIREAPRADTESKSSENHEENQPSDNEEAAPQEAEKPVEDEKQESAEPETEPQPAAGPPEEPVEPQPRATTGDLLNLDEEVNPMIADLEESNALALAIVAPGNENKMSNSRDLFALDKAGWELALVTAPSNHTNQQVDNQLAGGFDKLLLDSLYEDEARRQQIASVTYTGSLAANPFATSDPFATSNSFAPPSNVQLAMMAEQQQYYQAQQQQYYQVPQQQQQQQQMTMLPPQTYQQQSQYSAPSSQSGLSNPFGDPFSSLVTMANPPKQSNSNLV
- the LOC8061575 gene encoding putative clathrin assembly protein At5g57200 isoform X1, producing the protein MGSGTWRKAYGALKDSTRVGLANFNSEYKDLDIAIVKATNHVECPPKERHFRRILYATSGHRPRADVAYSICALARRLSKTKNWIVALKTLIVIHRLLREGDGTFKEDFLTYSFRGNILQIPLFKDDSSPLAWDCSAWVRTYALYLDERVECFRVLKYDVELDRLLKLPQASGKAHSRTRTLPLGELLDQLPALQKLLLRLISCQPEGAACTNYLVQYALALVLKESFKIYCSINDGIINLVDMYFEMPKYDAIKALEIYKRAGQQAEKLSNFYDHCKHLELARTFQFPTLRQPPPSFLVTMEEYIREAPRADTESKSSENHEENQPSDNEEAAPQEAEKPVEDEKQESAEPETEPQPAAGPPEEPVEPQPRATTGDLLVFPLCFKENLHYSSIPASSKPHVLLIYELQNLDEEVNPMIADLEESNALALAIVAPGNENKMSNSRDLFALDKAGWELALVTAPSNHTNQQVDNQLAGGFDKLLLDSLYEDEARRQQIASVTYTGSLAANPFATSDPFATSNSFAPPSNVQLAMMAEQQQYYQAQQQQYYQVPQQQQQQQQMTMLPPQTYQQQSQYSAPSSQSGLSNPFGDPFSSLVTMANPPKQSNSNLV